In one Nicotiana sylvestris chromosome 8, ASM39365v2, whole genome shotgun sequence genomic region, the following are encoded:
- the LOC138876014 gene encoding uncharacterized protein produces MAKETWSEISFQDVANVARRVEMVLAQGSGQRSDKRPRHSGEFSGGCGPHMQYSNQPAYSAPPAPISAPPLQSFQGGYLGRQGQFQGQQSQHPRSCYTCGDPRHIARFCPRVSSSSQHQGSRVVVPAPGVPPAAQPDRGTVSVCIRDASVLFDPGSTYSYVSSYFASYLVVPHDSLSAPVYVSTLLGDSIIVDRVYYLRMVVIGGLETRVGLLLLDMVDFDVILGMDWLSLYHAILDCHAKTMTLALPGLPRLEWRGTPSHSSSRVISYMKAPRMVEKGCLAYLAYVRDSSAEVPSMDSIPVVYELPEVFPADLPGMPPDRDIDFCIDLALGTQPISIPPYRVPRQS; encoded by the exons ATGGCTAAGGAGACatggagcgagatttctttccaggatgtagccaatgtggccagacgagttgagatggttttagctcaggggagtggtcagaggtctgataagaggcctcgtcattctggtgAATTTAGTG gtggctgtggccctcatatgcagtattccaATCAGccagcctacagtgcaccaccagctcctattagtgcacctccgctccaaaGTTTTCAAGGTGGTTATTTAGGCCGACAGGGccagtttcagggtcagcagtctcagcacccaaggtcttgttatacttgtggcgatccaaggcacattgctagattttgccctcgagtatcgagcagttctcagcatcaaGGTTCTCGTGTCGTGGTCCCGGCACCGGGAGTTCCACCGGCTGCTCAGCCAGATAGAG gtacggtttcagtttgcaTTAGGGATGCCTCAGTATTATTTGACCCGGGATCTACTTATTCGTATGTATCATCttactttgcttcatatttggttgtgcctcatgattccttgagtgctcccgTGTATGTGTCCACGCTTTTAGGAGATTCTATCATCGTAGATCGTGTCTATTATTTGCGTATGGTTGTCATAGGAGGTCTTGAGACCCGCGTAGGTCTTCtgcttctcgatatggttgattttgatgttattttgggtatggattggctgtcactttatcatgctatattagactgtcatgccaagacaatgaccttagccttgccagggttgcctcgattagagtggagagggactcctagccATTCTTCCAGTAGGGTTATATCTTATATGAAGGCTCcgcgtatggtcgagaaagggtgcTTGGCTtacttggcttatgttcgtgattctagcgcagaggttccttccatggattccatACCAGTTGTCTACGAGTTACCAGAGGTATTTCCAGCAGACctgccagggatgccacccgacagggatattgacttttgcattgatttggctctgggcactcaacccatttccattccgccataCCGTGTGCCCCgccaaagttga